The window CCGAGCAGGTGATAGATCTGACCGCGTTCGAACGACAGCGTGACGCCGCGCAGCGCATGCACGCCGGTAAAGCGCTTGTGGACGCCGACCACTTGCAGCAAAGGCTCGGAGGAGGAAGTCTGTTGATTCATGATGCCTCCCGCTGGGCCGCCCCGAGGGAGGCATCCACCCCCTCGGGGGGCAGCGAACGATAGTGAGCGTGGGGGTAGTTCATTAGTTGACCGCTTGCGTTAAAAGCGGCGCGCGCTTGAAACAACGCGCGCCTTAGCCCTTCAACTCCGCCAACTTAGAACGAATAGCTTTTGTAGTTCGACTTGTCGACATCGACCCAGCCCTGGCCGCGCACGATGATGCCCTTACCCGGCCCCTTCGCCACCGTCACCTTGTTGTAGCCCGGAATGCCGAGGTCCTGGCCGTTCGTCACGGTCTTGCCGTCGATCAGCATCTGCGCGACCTTGTTCATCGCGAGGCCCGCGAGTTTCGGGTCCCAGAACGAGATGCCGTTGACCGCACCGCTTTCGAGGAACTTGCCCGCTTCGCCCGGCAGGCCCGTGCCGTACACGCAAATCTTGCCTTGCAGGCCCGCTTCCTCGACCGCGCGGCCGATGCCGATCACGTCGAGCGACGACGATCCTTGGAAGCCCTTCAAGTCCGGGTGCTTGCGCAGGACTTCCTTCGCGACTTCATAGGCGCGCTCGCCGTCGTTGTTCGTTTCGAGCTTCGGCTCGACCAAGTCCATCTTCGGATACTTCGCCTTCGCGTTCTGAATGCCGCCATCGGCCCACTGCACTTGCGAGCGGCTGCCGAGCGACCCGACCAGCACCGCCCACTTGCCGTCGTCGTGCATGCACGACGCCAGATGCTCGTTCAGGTTCGCGCCATAGGCGGTGTTGTCGAACGCCTCGATGTCGACCATCGTGTTCTTTTCGTTGTCGGCTTCGTGCGTCACAACCTTGATGCCGCGATCCATCGCCTTCTTGAGCGCGGGTTCAAGCGTCGGCGGATCGTATGGAACCACGGCGATCGCGCTCACTTTCTTCGCGATCAGGTCTTCGATGATGTTCAGTTGCTGCGCGGCGTCGGCGCGGCCCGGGCCCGTTTGATAAGCGTTGACGCCGGGATTGTCCTTAGCGAACTGCTTCACGCCTTCGTCCATGCGGTTGAACCAGTTGATGCCGGTCACCTTGACGACCGTGACGATCGTTTCGTTGATCGCCGCGTGCGCGGCAAACATGACGCCCGCGCTCAACGCACAAGCGGTGAGCGCAACGCTCAGTCGAGTCAATTTCATGCTGTGTGTCTCCTTTATCGTTTGACGACGCCCCTTAGCGACCAGCGGACGCCCGAGGCGCGATGTCCGCCGAATACCGTAAGTCAAGCGCTGTTAGCCCTTCGCTTCGGGCTTCCCTGCTGCCTGCGGCTTAAGCCCCGTGCCGAAGATCGCCCGCACCCGGTCGCCGCCCGCGAACGCGAGCGAAAGCAGCAGCAAGAAGCCCCACGCGCAGTCGCCGAAGAACTGCGAGACGCCCATCAGGTTGAACAGGCTCGACAGGAATTGCAGGACCGTCGCCGCGAAAAACACGCAGACGATGCGCCCGTAGCCGCCCGCCGGATTCACGCCGCCCATCACGGCGATGAGAATCGCGATCAGCAGATACGAATTGCCGTAGTCCCACTTCGCGGAAAGCGTGTGCGTCGTGCTGATCAGCCCGGCAAGCGAGGCGAGCACGCCGCACATCGTGTACGTGAGGATGAGCATCCGCGCGCGCGGAATGCCCGCGTAGAACGCGGCGCGCTGGTTCGTGCCCATCAGGTAAAGCCGCAGGCCGAACGGCGTACGCTTGAGGAGCCAGCCGAGCAGCACGACGGCGGCAATGAAGATGCAAAACGAAATCGGCACCTGGAAGAACGTGCCATTGCCGATGTTGGAGAGCGGGTCGACATAGTCGACGTGCACCGAAGCGCCATTGGACAGCGCGACCGCAAAGCCGGTGAACAGCAATTGTGTGCCGAGCGTGCAGAGAATCGGCGTGAGCCGCAGACGCGCGATCACGACGCCGTTCAGGAAACCGCCCACGAAACCCATGCAGACGACGATCGCGCAAAAGAGCGCCGTATAGAGCACGGGCGAATCGTCACCGCTGACGAACTTCGGCACGACGAGCGCGGCGACCATGCCCGACAAATTCGCGAGGCCGACGCCCGACAGATCGATCCCCCCGTTGCCCGAGAGCATCGACAGCATGATGCCGAGCGCAAGCAGACCGAGTTCGGGCAGTTGCGAGCCCATCGATTGCAGGTTGTCGATATCGACGAATTGGCCGTGCGACAGCCAGATCGCGATCAGCACGACCAGCACGTTCACGCCCAGCAGAAAATTCAATTGCCGGTCGCCAAAGAGATTCTGTAAACCGAACGAGGACTTCATGATGTCGGCGTGCTCCTTGAAACGTCTTTTTTTCAACGGCTCATCAGCGTGCCGTTGAGCACTTCGTTCACTTCGCTCAAACCCGGCATCGACGGCGCCGTGCCCGGGCGCGTCACGGAGAGGCCCGCGAGCGCGCAGCCGAAGCGCATCGCGGCGACAGGGTCCTCGCCACGCGCGAGCGCGGCCGCAAAACCGCCCGTGAAGCCGTCGCCCGCGCCCGCCGTCTCGACGACCGGGCCGCATTGGAACGCCGGCACGAGCACCGATTGCGAGCGCGAATGCAGCAGCGCGCCGGCCTCCCCCAGCGTGACGATCACCGCGCCCGCGCCTTTGTCGAGCAGGATGTCGGCCGCGCGGCGCGCGTCGTCGGCGTTGCGGATCTCGATGCCCGTCAGCGCGGCGGCTTCGGTTTCGTTCGGGGTGACGTAGTCGCAGAGCGGGAAGATATCGTCGGGCAGCGGCATCGCGGGGGCCGGGTTGAACACCGTCGTCACGCCGTGCTCGCGCGCCACTTCGAGGCCGCGCCGCGCGGCGGCGACCGGCTGCTCGAGCTGCGTGACGAAGACTTGCGCGGCGGCGATGTCGGCTTCGATCGCGTCGACATCGGCGGCGCTCATCGTGCCCGCCGCGCCCGACGCGACGATGATCGCGTTCATGCCCGTGTTGTCGTCGACGAAGATGTGAGCCGCGCCGGTTGCGACGTCGTCGAGCACGGTCGCGCGCGCGGTGATGCCTTCAGCCGCCCAGGTCTTTTGCGCGATCTCGCCGAACGCGTCGTTGCCGAGGCGCGTGCAGAACACCACCTCCGCGCCGGCGCGCGCGGCGGCCACCGCTTGATTCGAGCCCTTGCCGCCCGGCCCCATCGCGAACGCCGAGCCCGCGATCGTCTCGCCGATCACCGGCATGCGGTTCGCGCGAAACGCGAGGTCGGTCACGTAGATGCCGAGAATGACGACGCGGCCCTGGCTCATTTGCCTGCGTCCTTCGGGGCGTCCGGCGCGAGAATCACGCCTTTCGTGAACACGAAGCAGCCGTAGCCGCGCGTCTCCCCCGTCGCGATCACACAGTAGGCTTGCTTGGCACGCGCATAGAACGCGTGGCGTTCGATCGACGCGAACGGCACGTCGCGTCCTTCGGCGGCATTCACTTCGGCTTGCGCTTCGCGCTGCACGACAGGGATGGCATGCGGGTCGCCCACCACTTCCATCCGCATGGCCGGCGCATCGACGAACGTATCGAGCGGCAGCACCGACAACACCGCGCGCACGGCGCGCGCCGAATCCGCGCCGTCCAAACGCAGCAGCTTGCCGAGCACCGTTGCGCGCGCAACGGAATCGGCGGGGAAATTCGCGTCGCAGATGACGACTTCATCGCCGTGCCCCATCGCGCGCAGCGCATGGAGCACATCGGCGTTCAACAGCGGGTCTAGATTCTTTAGCACGTTGTCTCCTCCATTGAATGGGCGTGCTTGTCAGCGATCTATCGTTCGGCGACCCGTTCAATCGCCGTACGGTATCCAAATGTTTTTCACCTGCACGGCCTGCCGCAAGAACGCCAAGCCTTCGCTCGACCGGTCGAACCAATCGAGACGCCGCCCATGATCGACGAACGTCCGCTTCAGGTTGCCGATCGATTCGCGCTCGACGAGAGCCGCCTCGTCCGCCAGGCCGAAGCACCAGAGCGCGTCCACGTCGTCATGCTTCGCGAGCGCCGGCAGCAAGGCGCTACGCGCACCGGTCAGGATGTTGAGCGCGCCCGCCGGCACGTCCGAGGTCTCCACGATCTGATAGAAATCGGTCGCCATCAGCGGGCAAGCCTCGCTCGGCAGCACCACCACGCGGTTGCCCAGCGCGAGCGCGGGCCCCACGAGCGACACGAACGCGAGCAGCGGCGCCTCGTCCGGGCACGCGATGCCGATCACGCCGAGCGGCTCGTGCATCGCGAGCGCCACGCCGCGCAGCGGCGGGCTATGCACGGCGCCGTCGAACTTGTCGGCCCACGCCGCGTAGCTGAAAAGCCGCGTGATCGACGCGTCGACTTCTTCCCGCGCGTCGTTCACGCTGACATCCGCTCGCCGCGCGAGTTGCCGCGCGAACTCGTCGGCGCGCGCCGCGAGATTTTCCGCGAGGTAGTACAAGACCTGCGCGCGGTTGTGCGTGCTCGCCTGCGACCACTTCTGCGCATTGCGCGCGGCCGCGACCGCATCGCGCACGTCCTTGCGGCTGCCGTCGCTGACTTCGCCGACGAACTCGCCGCCCGGTGCGTACACCGCGCGCGAGTAACCGTTGTCGGGGCGCACTTGCTTGCCGCCGATATAGAGCTTGGCGGTGCGGTCGATGCGATCGACGCCGTCGATCGATGCTGGCGCTCCGCCTTCGCGCACGACTCGCGCCGCGCGCAGCGGCATGGTCCAGCCGTGCGGCTTCAAATACTCGTAGACGCCCTCGCGCCCGCCTTCACGTCCATAGCCCGACTCGCGATAGCCGCCGAAGCCGACGCCCGCATCGAACAGGTTCGTCGCGTTGACCCACACGACGCCGCATGCCAGCTGCGGCGCGATATCGAGCGCACGGCCGATGGTCTCGCTCCACACGCTTGCAGCCAAGCCATAGCGCGAGTTGTTCGCGAGCGCGACCGCTTCGTCCGGCGTGCGGAAGCTCATCGTCACGAGCACCGGCCCGAAGATCTCTTCCTGCGCGAGCGTCGAAGCGGGCGCCACGTCCGTGATCAGCGTCGGCGGATAGAAGCATCCCGCGTTCGGCAGCGCGACTTCGCGCGCCTGCCAGATCGAGCAGCCTTCGTTCCTGCCCGCCTCGACGAGCGCTTCGATGCGCGCAAGCTGCACGGGGTCGACGATCGCGCCGATATCGATGCCCTTGTCGAGCGAGGCGCCCACCCGCAGCGTCGCCATGCGCTGCTTGAGCTTCGCGATGAAGCGCGCTTCGATGCCTTCCTGCACGAGTAGCCGCGAGCCCGCGCAGCACACCTGCCCCTGGTTGAACCAGATGGCGTCGACGACGCCTTCCACCGCGCCGTCGAGGTCCGCATCGTCGAACACGATGAACGGCGACTTGCCGCCGAGTTCGAGCGTCAGCGACTTGCCCGAGCCCGCCGTCACCTTGCGGATATGGCGGCCGACTTCGGTCGAGCCCGTGAACGCGATCTTGTCGACACCCGGATGATCGACGAGCGCGGCGCCCGTGCGGCCGTCGCCCGTCACGACGTTGAGCACGCCGTCGGGCAAGCCGGCGCGATGCGCGAGTTCGGCAAACAGCAAGGCCGTGAGCGGCGTGTATTCAGCGGGCTTCAGCACGACGCAATTGCCGAGCGCGATCGCAGGCGCGATCTTCCATGCGAGCATCAGCAACGGAAAATTCCACGGCACGATCTGGCCGATCACGCCGAGCGGCGACCAATCGGCGAATTCGCTCTCTTGCAGTTGCGCCCAGCCCGCGTGATGCAGGAAGTGACGCGCGACCAAGGGGATATCGATATCGCGCGTCTCGCGGATCGGCTTGCCGTTGTCGAGCGCTTCGAGCACCGCGAACAAGCGGCTGTGTCGCTGCACCATGCGCGCGAGCGCATACAGATGCCGCGCGCGCGCTGCGCCGCCGAGCGCGAACCAGCCCGGCTGAGCGGCGCGCGCGGCGGCGACCGCCGCAGCCACATCCGCTGCATCGCCCTGCGCGACGTGCGCCAGCACGTCGCCGCTGGCCGGCGCGCGCGTCTCGAAGCGTTCACCCGAAGACGGCGCGCACCACGCGCCGCCGATGAAATGACCGAACGACGCGCCATGCTCCGCGAGCCATGCGCGCGCGGGCTGGTCGTCCTCCGGTGCGGGACCGTACTCCATCGAAGAAAAATACTCGGCTACGCTCATTGGAATTCTGCTCAGGCGACGGGGTGACGGTTGAAAGCGGAGTAACGGCCGCTCACGTGATGTTCGAGTTGCCGCTCGATGTCGGCGAGCAGGCTCGACGCGCCAATGCGGAACAACTCCGGCTCGAGCCACGGACGGCCCAGCTCCTCTTTCATGAGGATCTGATACGCGAGCACGGACTTCGCGGTCGAGACGCCGCCCGCCGGCTTGAAGCCCACGAGCGCGCCGGTGCGCTCGCGATACTCGCGGATCATGCGCACCATCACGAGCGAGACGTCGAGCGTCGCGTTCACGCCTTCCTTGCCGGTCGAGGTCTTGATGAAATCGGCGCCCGCCATCATGCAGACCATCGACGCCTTCGCGATGTTCGACAGCGTGCGAATGTCGCCCGTCGCGAGAATCGCTTTCAGATGCGCCGCGCCGCAGGCCGCGCGGAAGTCGCGCACTTCGTCGTAGAGCGCCTGCCAGTTGCCGGTCAGCACGTGTTCGCGCGTGACGACGATATCGATTTCCTCCGCGCCGTCCGCCACCGAGGCTTCGATCTCCTTGAGCTTGAACGGATGCGGGATGAGCCCCGCCGGAAAGCCCGTGGACACCGCCGCAACCGGGATGCCGCTGCCGGAGAGC is drawn from Trinickia violacea and contains these coding sequences:
- the deoC gene encoding deoxyribose-phosphate aldolase, yielding MSDAPTHSIVVLRGAPIAPSVHGARNPGVPFDASWLDALRVNHSAVERRTATLGTRRSVKKDAQAAWLLKAVTCIDLTTLNGDDTEGRVRRLCAKARRPVRADILDALGFDPDAITTGAVCVYHRFVAAAVDALSGSGIPVAAVSTGFPAGLIPHPFKLKEIEASVADGAEEIDIVVTREHVLTGNWQALYDEVRDFRAACGAAHLKAILATGDIRTLSNIAKASMVCMMAGADFIKTSTGKEGVNATLDVSLVMVRMIREYRERTGALVGFKPAGGVSTAKSVLAYQILMKEELGRPWLEPELFRIGASSLLADIERQLEHHVSGRYSAFNRHPVA
- the rbsK gene encoding ribokinase — translated: MSQGRVVILGIYVTDLAFRANRMPVIGETIAGSAFAMGPGGKGSNQAVAAARAGAEVVFCTRLGNDAFGEIAQKTWAAEGITARATVLDDVATGAAHIFVDDNTGMNAIIVASGAAGTMSAADVDAIEADIAAAQVFVTQLEQPVAAARRGLEVAREHGVTTVFNPAPAMPLPDDIFPLCDYVTPNETEAAALTGIEIRNADDARRAADILLDKGAGAVIVTLGEAGALLHSRSQSVLVPAFQCGPVVETAGAGDGFTGGFAAALARGEDPVAAMRFGCALAGLSVTRPGTAPSMPGLSEVNEVLNGTLMSR
- a CDS encoding RbsD/FucU family protein — translated: MLKNLDPLLNADVLHALRAMGHGDEVVICDANFPADSVARATVLGKLLRLDGADSARAVRAVLSVLPLDTFVDAPAMRMEVVGDPHAIPVVQREAQAEVNAAEGRDVPFASIERHAFYARAKQAYCVIATGETRGYGCFVFTKGVILAPDAPKDAGK
- a CDS encoding autoinducer 2 ABC transporter substrate-binding protein, with product MKLTRLSVALTACALSAGVMFAAHAAINETIVTVVKVTGINWFNRMDEGVKQFAKDNPGVNAYQTGPGRADAAQQLNIIEDLIAKKVSAIAVVPYDPPTLEPALKKAMDRGIKVVTHEADNEKNTMVDIEAFDNTAYGANLNEHLASCMHDDGKWAVLVGSLGSRSQVQWADGGIQNAKAKYPKMDLVEPKLETNNDGERAYEVAKEVLRKHPDLKGFQGSSSLDVIGIGRAVEEAGLQGKICVYGTGLPGEAGKFLESGAVNGISFWDPKLAGLAMNKVAQMLIDGKTVTNGQDLGIPGYNKVTVAKGPGKGIIVRGQGWVDVDKSNYKSYSF
- a CDS encoding ABC transporter permease; this encodes MKSSFGLQNLFGDRQLNFLLGVNVLVVLIAIWLSHGQFVDIDNLQSMGSQLPELGLLALGIMLSMLSGNGGIDLSGVGLANLSGMVAALVVPKFVSGDDSPVLYTALFCAIVVCMGFVGGFLNGVVIARLRLTPILCTLGTQLLFTGFAVALSNGASVHVDYVDPLSNIGNGTFFQVPISFCIFIAAVVLLGWLLKRTPFGLRLYLMGTNQRAAFYAGIPRARMLILTYTMCGVLASLAGLISTTHTLSAKWDYGNSYLLIAILIAVMGGVNPAGGYGRIVCVFFAATVLQFLSSLFNLMGVSQFFGDCAWGFLLLLSLAFAGGDRVRAIFGTGLKPQAAGKPEAKG
- a CDS encoding aldehyde dehydrogenase family protein, with the protein product MSVAEYFSSMEYGPAPEDDQPARAWLAEHGASFGHFIGGAWCAPSSGERFETRAPASGDVLAHVAQGDAADVAAAVAAARAAQPGWFALGGAARARHLYALARMVQRHSRLFAVLEALDNGKPIRETRDIDIPLVARHFLHHAGWAQLQESEFADWSPLGVIGQIVPWNFPLLMLAWKIAPAIALGNCVVLKPAEYTPLTALLFAELAHRAGLPDGVLNVVTGDGRTGAALVDHPGVDKIAFTGSTEVGRHIRKVTAGSGKSLTLELGGKSPFIVFDDADLDGAVEGVVDAIWFNQGQVCCAGSRLLVQEGIEARFIAKLKQRMATLRVGASLDKGIDIGAIVDPVQLARIEALVEAGRNEGCSIWQAREVALPNAGCFYPPTLITDVAPASTLAQEEIFGPVLVTMSFRTPDEAVALANNSRYGLAASVWSETIGRALDIAPQLACGVVWVNATNLFDAGVGFGGYRESGYGREGGREGVYEYLKPHGWTMPLRAARVVREGGAPASIDGVDRIDRTAKLYIGGKQVRPDNGYSRAVYAPGGEFVGEVSDGSRKDVRDAVAAARNAQKWSQASTHNRAQVLYYLAENLAARADEFARQLARRADVSVNDAREEVDASITRLFSYAAWADKFDGAVHSPPLRGVALAMHEPLGVIGIACPDEAPLLAFVSLVGPALALGNRVVVLPSEACPLMATDFYQIVETSDVPAGALNILTGARSALLPALAKHDDVDALWCFGLADEAALVERESIGNLKRTFVDHGRRLDWFDRSSEGLAFLRQAVQVKNIWIPYGD